A genomic segment from Candidatus Methylomirabilota bacterium encodes:
- a CDS encoding DUF1214 domain-containing protein: GSREFLQKSAKENYGHENHYLIRAAAGHIGLYGNSASEAIYPGYLVNSDGQPYDASTNRYTLTFEKGKLPPVKAFWSLTMYDGKTQLFVENPLDRYLLNSPMMDQFSMDDDGSLVLHIAKESPGGDYEPNWLPAPDGPFYMVLRLYGPEPKALEGKWTPPVLQKVD; the protein is encoded by the coding sequence TCGGAAGCCGCGAGTTTCTGCAAAAGAGTGCGAAGGAAAACTACGGGCACGAGAATCACTATCTCATACGCGCTGCCGCGGGTCACATCGGCCTCTACGGGAACTCTGCTAGCGAAGCGATTTACCCCGGCTATCTTGTAAACTCCGATGGACAGCCCTACGACGCGTCGACGAACCGCTACACGTTGACCTTTGAAAAAGGGAAACTCCCGCCGGTGAAGGCTTTCTGGTCGTTGACCATGTACGACGGGAAGACTCAGTTGTTCGTCGAGAATCCACTCGATCGATACCTGTTGAACTCGCCCATGATGGATCAGTTCAGCATGGACGACGACGGCTCGCTGGTTCTCCACATCGCGAAGGAATCACCCGGCGGGGACTACGAACCGAACTGGCTGCCGGCACCGGATGGACCGTTTTACATGGTGCTACGTCTTTACGGACCCGAGCCCAAAGCACTTGAGGGCAAATGGACACCACCCGTTTTGCAGAAGGTTGACTAG